The following are from one region of the Brienomyrus brachyistius isolate T26 chromosome 4, BBRACH_0.4, whole genome shotgun sequence genome:
- the stard3nl gene encoding STARD3 N-terminal-like protein, with protein sequence MESPSSGSLPSRQTPLSSRVEAYEAIGKKCVSDVRRTFCLFVTFDLLFVTLVWIIELNVNGGIQKQLNAEVLHYDYHISFFDIFVLAVFRFAVLILAYAVCRLRHWWVVAVTTAVTSAFLIVKVILSKLLSQGAFGYLLPIFSFILAWIETWFLDFKVLPQEAEDEKRLFLVPDVLERAPLMHPGPLSDGQFYSPPESVADSDEGADEKQDPEKVPF encoded by the exons ATGGAGAGCCCCTCCAGCGGCAGCCTGCCATCGCGGCAGACTCCGCTCTCCTCCCGGGTCGAGGCCTACGAGGCCATCGGCAAGAAGTGCGTGTCGGACGTGCGCCGGACCTTCTGCCTTTTCGTGACGTTTGACCTCCTCTTCGTCACACTGGTGTGGATCATTGAGCTTAAC GTCAACGGAGGCATCCAGAAGCAGCTGAACGCGGAGGTTCTCCACTACGATTACCACATCTCCTTCTTTGACATATTT GTCCTGGCTGTGTTCCGCTTCGCAGTGCTGATTCTGGCCTACGCCGTTTGCAGGCTCCGCCACTGGTGGGTCGTCGCG GTAACGACAGCAGTCACCAGCGCGTTCCTCATAGTCAAAGTCATCTTATCAAAG CTTCTCTCCCAGGGTGCCTTCGGCTACCTGCTGCCCATCTTCTCCTTCATCCTGGCCTGGATCGAGACGTGGTTCCTGGACTTCAAGGTCCTGCCTCAGGAGGCAGAAGATGAGAAGA GGCTGTTCCTGGTTCCTGACGTGCTGGAGCGGGCCCCTCTGATGCACCCGGGGCCCCTTTCAGATGGACAGTTCTACTCCCCTCCAGAGTCCGTAGCCG ATTCTGATGAGGGAGCCGATGAAAAACAAGACCCGGAGAAGGTGCCTTTTTAA